The DNA sequence GGCGAAAAAGAGTTGGCGCGCCATCGCATCAATCGCGCCGCGCCGAAAGTCAATGTTTCGCTTTCTTCTGAAATCGATTGGTTCGATCTCAAAGTCGAAATCGATTATGACGGCGTCTTGCTGTCGCTTGCTGAATTGCGGACTGCCATTCGCAAACAAAACAGTTTTGTGAAATTGGCGGACGGCAGCCAGGCGCGCCTGCCAGAAGAGTGGCAAAAGCGTTTTCGTCATTTCTTCAATTTCGCGGAAACACAGAACAGCAAGGCGCGCATCGCTTCGGCGCATGCACTGTTGGTCGATTCCCTCTTCGATGAAGTTGCGGAAAAACGTTATGACGAAGCCTTTCGTAAACGCCTCGCAAAATTGAAAGACTTCAAGGGCATTCAAGACGTGCCGGTACCCGCGGGTTTTCGTGGCGAGCTGCGGCCGTATCAACAAGCCGGATTGAACTGGCTTGGCTTTTTGCAAGAATATGGTTTCAACGGCTGCCTCGCCGATGACATGGGTCTCGGCAAAACCATTCAAACCCTGGCGCTGCTCGCGCGTGAGGCGGAGAACGCTAATGGATCTTCGAAAACACTCGCGCAAAAACGTAATGGCAAGAGCAGCGGACATGCGAATGGTGTCAGCGTTACCAGCGGCAAACGTCCCACTAGTTTGATTGTTGCGCCGCTTTCAGTGATTTTCAATTGGGAAAAAGAATGCAGCCGCTTCACCCCGCATTTGCGCGTGCTGGTGCATCACGGCCTGGAGCGGGCGCGGGATTGCGCGGATTTCCATGAATATGACTTCGTGCTCACCACCTACAGCACCATGCGCCTCGATATCGAGTTTCTGAAAGATTTTCAGTTTCACTACATCGTGCTCGATGAATCGCAGAACATCAAAAATCCTGAAGCGCAAACCGCCAAGGCGGCCAACATTCTGCAAAGCCGGCATCGTCTGGTGCTCTCCGGCACGCCGGTGGAAAACAACACGCTGGAATTGTGGTCGCAATTCTCTTTTCTGAATCCCGGGATGTTAGGCTCGCGGCATTATTTTCAGGGCGCGTTTGCCGCGCCTATCGAGCGCTACGGCGATGAAGAAAGCGCAACTCTGTTGAAAAAAATGATCTCGCCGTTTCTGCTGCGCCGCACCAAAGAAATCGTGGCGCGTGAGCTGCCGCCCAAAAGCGAACAAGTTTACTATTGCGCCATGTCGAAAACTCAGGCCAAACTTTATCAACAAGTTCGCGATCACTATCGCGCCGAGATTATGAACTTGATCGACACGACCGGCTTGCAAGACGCGCGTTTCAAAGTGTTGCAAGGCCTGACCAAGCTGCGCCAACTGGCCTGCCATCCCTCTTTGATTTTTGATGAAGGCGAGCAGGAATCCGGCAAGTTCGAAGCATTTCTTGAAATGCTGCAAGACATTCTCGCCGGCGGGCACAAAGTGCTGGTGTTCTCGCAATTCGTGCGCATGCTCAACTTGATGGCGCAACAACTGAAAAAAGACGGCATTGCCTTCGAGATGCTCACCGGTCACACACGCGACCGCGAAACCAGAGTCACGCGCTTTCAAAACGACCCAAAGCTGAAGGCTTTTCTCATTAGCCTGAAAGCCGGCGGCCTGGGTTTGAATTTGACTGCGGCGGATTACGTTATCGTTTATGATCCCTGGTGGAATCCGGCGGCAGAACGGCAGGCCATCGACCGCGCGCATCGCATCGGCCAGGACAAAAGCGTGTTCGCCTACAAAATGATCACGCGCGACACCGTCGAAGAAAAAATTCTCGAATTGCAAAAGCGCAAACAGAATCTCGTGTCGCAACTCATCACTACGGATTCAGGTTTGTTCAAGCATTTGACGGCCGAGGATATTCGCGGGTTGTTTAGTTGAAGACTGGCGCATAGGATATGCTAAAAACAAAACGCCGCCCGCACCGAATGACGACACGGGCGGCGCTTGTGTTTCGAGTTACTGAAGATTCACGACATCCTGCCTCTCTCTCCACAGAAAAAGCT is a window from the Cytophagia bacterium CHB2 genome containing:
- a CDS encoding serine/threonine protein kinase — encoded protein: MQISKTELNRLERTFFHQHAQRLYKGRHVTLGPSDENSASATVRDYQFVYKPVVWRDQMGELNSECGCKSYVAPCAHVVALMYAIHSESRNGNGLNPPALTWQDYLKNVPALPEREIPGKRAMTWELMFFLRTNVAKWFLSPASTYIKKNGDFGQRSRVAFDYSGNLKKVSATASETKALNYLDKLGRNSDEYNRSYYYSYYSRSLQETYEFDFAEEAGALLNLLTHSRLYLDNGDEMPERVLVARDRAKLSFHVERFGESAPLQYRLLPRITRFDGSSSTRQNHTEDFDHNYRLLTVSPIWLLKGNLLITLDSALPATFLLPFTRSGFQLLIPQDQLNDFLQAFAPHVQDRAHIVLPEGVELQAAREITGRRLYLREHHETLCIEVKFVYDQAVEVDTLRGLETSLTENHQVWRVQRDHQAEAAAFETLYSHGLALAENQQHCVPVGEPLSWLFDELPKLAQEGFEIFGEKELARHRINRAAPKVNVSLSSEIDWFDLKVEIDYDGVLLSLAELRTAIRKQNSFVKLADGSQARLPEEWQKRFRHFFNFAETQNSKARIASAHALLVDSLFDEVAEKRYDEAFRKRLAKLKDFKGIQDVPVPAGFRGELRPYQQAGLNWLGFLQEYGFNGCLADDMGLGKTIQTLALLAREAENANGSSKTLAQKRNGKSSGHANGVSVTSGKRPTSLIVAPLSVIFNWEKECSRFTPHLRVLVHHGLERARDCADFHEYDFVLTTYSTMRLDIEFLKDFQFHYIVLDESQNIKNPEAQTAKAANILQSRHRLVLSGTPVENNTLELWSQFSFLNPGMLGSRHYFQGAFAAPIERYGDEESATLLKKMISPFLLRRTKEIVARELPPKSEQVYYCAMSKTQAKLYQQVRDHYRAEIMNLIDTTGLQDARFKVLQGLTKLRQLACHPSLIFDEGEQESGKFEAFLEMLQDILAGGHKVLVFSQFVRMLNLMAQQLKKDGIAFEMLTGHTRDRETRVTRFQNDPKLKAFLISLKAGGLGLNLTAADYVIVYDPWWNPAAERQAIDRAHRIGQDKSVFAYKMITRDTVEEKILELQKRKQNLVSQLITTDSGLFKHLTAEDIRGLFS